The following are encoded in a window of Prevotella melaninogenica genomic DNA:
- a CDS encoding aminopeptidase P family protein, whose amino-acid sequence MFNKETYVKRRAELKKLVGEGIIILFGNNESPANFPANGYYPFRQDSSFLYYFGQKRDGLVGVIDIDNDTETLVGDDIDIDDIVWYGSVDSVKDMADAVGVANTVNMKGLKTICNNALREHRKIHFLPPYRADIKIQIFDLFGIHPNQQKESASMELIRAVVKMRSVKTQEEIEELERAAVIGYKMHTTAMILGKPGVTEQFVGGQVSGIANSYGSMVSFPTIFSQHGEIMHGNPSMAVLEAGRLALCDCGAETVNHYCSDNTRTFPVSGKFTQKQLEIYKVVEECHDAALKLSKPGVKYMDVHFAICRIIFDRMKELGLAKGDTDAAVAAGAHAMFLPHGLGHMMGMDVHDMESFDQINVGFDEETRPNLEQFGTNCLRMGRRLEEGFVVTDEPGIYFIPALIDEWRAKKHCADFLNFDKLDEYKNFGGIRLEDDLLITKDGCRFIGKDIIPYHPQDVEDFIAANR is encoded by the coding sequence ATGTTTAACAAAGAAACCTATGTAAAGCGCCGTGCAGAGCTTAAGAAGCTTGTTGGAGAGGGTATTATTATTCTCTTTGGCAACAATGAGTCGCCTGCAAACTTCCCTGCGAATGGATATTATCCTTTCCGTCAGGATTCATCATTCCTCTACTATTTTGGTCAGAAACGTGACGGATTAGTTGGTGTTATTGACATTGACAATGACACAGAAACACTTGTTGGTGATGACATTGATATCGACGACATTGTATGGTACGGTAGCGTTGACTCTGTAAAAGATATGGCTGATGCTGTTGGGGTAGCCAATACTGTCAACATGAAGGGTCTAAAGACCATTTGTAACAATGCCTTGCGTGAGCATCGTAAGATTCATTTCCTACCTCCTTATCGTGCTGATATTAAGATTCAAATATTCGACCTCTTTGGTATTCATCCTAATCAACAGAAGGAGTCAGCAAGTATGGAACTTATCCGTGCGGTTGTCAAGATGCGTTCTGTAAAGACACAGGAAGAAATTGAGGAGTTGGAGCGTGCTGCTGTTATCGGCTACAAGATGCACACAACTGCTATGATATTGGGTAAGCCAGGTGTAACAGAGCAGTTCGTTGGTGGTCAGGTTAGCGGTATCGCTAACTCATATGGTTCAATGGTATCATTCCCAACCATCTTCTCTCAGCATGGTGAGATTATGCATGGCAATCCTTCGATGGCAGTATTGGAGGCTGGTCGCCTTGCTCTCTGTGACTGTGGTGCTGAGACTGTCAATCACTACTGTTCTGATAATACCCGTACATTTCCTGTAAGTGGTAAATTCACTCAGAAACAATTGGAGATTTATAAGGTCGTAGAAGAGTGCCACGATGCAGCACTAAAGCTTTCTAAGCCAGGTGTTAAGTATATGGACGTACACTTTGCCATTTGCCGTATTATCTTTGATCGTATGAAAGAACTCGGATTGGCAAAGGGCGACACTGATGCAGCTGTAGCTGCAGGTGCACATGCTATGTTCCTGCCTCATGGCCTTGGCCATATGATGGGTATGGATGTTCACGATATGGAGTCTTTCGATCAAATTAATGTTGGCTTCGATGAAGAGACACGTCCTAATCTTGAACAGTTTGGTACTAACTGCTTACGTATGGGTCGTCGCTTGGAAGAGGGCTTTGTTGTTACTGATGAACCGGGTATCTATTTTATCCCAGCATTGATTGACGAGTGGCGTGCAAAGAAACATTGTGCCGACTTCCTCAACTTCGATAAGTTAGATGAGTACAAGAACTTCGGAGGTATCCGTCTTGAAGACGATCTTCTCATCACCAAGGATGGTTGCCGATTCATAGGTAAAGATATTATCCCTTATCATCCACAGGATGTTGAAGACTTCATTGCCGCAAACCGATAA
- a CDS encoding acyl-[acyl-carrier-protein] thioesterase yields MEKLSKIGRYEFLAEPFHCDFSNYLFMGNLGNHMLNAADFHSNDRGYGMNYLNTVNKTWVLSRLAIEMEEMPKAYDKFFVETWVDSALKSFTSRNFKVVSESGHVYGYGKSVWAMIDLDTRQPADILAVRGGLITEYIETEYSCPIEKSSRVKMSADATPVRSIDTYYNDVDINGHINSVKYIEHVLDLWDVAWYKQHRIKRFEIAYVAESHQGDKLHFYREQRETETDFNVRITKSNVEGEEMEVCRCRVQFG; encoded by the coding sequence ATGGAAAAGTTATCAAAGATAGGTAGATATGAGTTTTTGGCGGAGCCGTTTCATTGCGACTTCTCCAATTATTTGTTTATGGGGAATTTAGGCAATCATATGTTGAATGCTGCCGATTTCCATAGCAATGACCGCGGTTATGGTATGAACTATCTCAATACAGTTAATAAGACATGGGTGTTGAGCCGATTGGCTATTGAGATGGAAGAGATGCCGAAGGCATATGATAAGTTTTTTGTAGAGACTTGGGTCGATAGTGCTTTGAAATCCTTTACAAGCCGTAACTTTAAAGTTGTCAGTGAGTCTGGTCATGTTTATGGCTATGGTAAGAGTGTCTGGGCAATGATAGACCTTGACACACGTCAGCCTGCAGACATTCTTGCTGTTCGTGGTGGTTTGATAACTGAGTATATAGAAACAGAGTATTCTTGTCCAATAGAGAAGTCTTCACGTGTGAAGATGTCAGCTGATGCCACTCCTGTACGTTCAATAGACACTTATTATAATGATGTTGATATCAATGGACATATTAACTCAGTCAAATACATAGAGCATGTGTTAGACCTGTGGGACGTGGCTTGGTATAAGCAACATCGTATTAAACGTTTTGAGATAGCTTATGTTGCAGAATCACATCAAGGTGATAAGCTTCACTTCTATCGGGAGCAGCGAGAAACGGAGACAGACTTCAATGTAAGAATAACGAAGAGTAATGTGGAAGGAGAAGAGATGGAAGTGTGTCGTTGTAGGGTACAGTTTGGTTAA
- a CDS encoding RecQ family ATP-dependent DNA helicase, with protein MSYLDILHQYWGYPDFRGIQKDIIESIGSGKDTLGLMPTGGGKSLTFQVPALAQEGVCLVITPLIALMKDQVDHLRHQGITAAAIYSGMRHNDIITTLENCTFGGIKLLYISPERIGSDIFQAKLRHIKVSFITVDEAHCISQWGYDFRPSYLQIADIRKLVPDAPILALTATATPEVVDDIQDRLDFKEKNVFRMSFERKNLAYVVRQTEDKDAEMVHILQSIPKTAIVYCRSRKRTKEIAQILTEHGISATWYHAGLEPGVKDQRQNDWQNDKIRVMVATNAFGMGIDKPNVRVVIHIDSPSSLEAYFQEAGRAGRDGNKAYAVLLYNGHDNRTLQKRIEDTFPPKDYIQTVYEHLAYFYQIGVGSGYGCIFEFPIDKFCNTFKHFPIRVNAALTILQRAGYIDYEQNPDTKARVRFLLNRDDLYRLDSLTDKENDVVTALLRNYGGLFSDSGYIDESYIAQEAGLDRNQTYMVLVNLSKKRIINFIPRKNTPLISYTQDRVDGVDVILNKSVYEDRKEQFIKRINSVVNYAQNERVCRSRQLLSYFGETKSKDCEQCDVCLSHTQEDDTDEKELIREQLLTFLADGQKHPITEIRQLNDDWDLVQQVMREMVLEEEILMDGSFLLLP; from the coding sequence ATGTCCTACCTTGACATTCTTCATCAATATTGGGGCTATCCTGACTTTCGTGGTATACAGAAAGATATTATCGAAAGTATCGGTTCAGGAAAGGATACCTTAGGACTAATGCCAACAGGAGGAGGAAAGTCTCTCACCTTCCAAGTGCCAGCATTAGCCCAAGAGGGAGTATGCTTAGTCATTACTCCTCTTATTGCACTAATGAAGGATCAGGTAGACCATCTTCGTCATCAAGGTATCACGGCTGCTGCGATTTATTCAGGTATGCGCCATAATGACATCATTACTACCTTAGAGAACTGTACCTTTGGAGGGATAAAACTTCTTTATATTTCTCCTGAGCGTATAGGTTCTGATATCTTTCAGGCTAAATTAAGACACATAAAAGTAAGTTTCATCACTGTTGATGAAGCCCATTGTATCAGCCAATGGGGCTATGACTTTCGGCCTTCTTACCTGCAGATTGCAGACATTCGAAAGTTAGTTCCCGATGCACCTATCCTCGCTTTAACTGCAACTGCCACACCAGAAGTTGTTGATGACATCCAAGACCGTTTAGATTTTAAAGAGAAGAATGTCTTTCGAATGAGCTTTGAGCGTAAGAACTTAGCTTATGTCGTGCGTCAGACTGAGGATAAAGATGCAGAGATGGTGCATATCCTGCAATCTATACCTAAGACGGCTATCGTCTATTGCCGTAGCAGAAAACGCACGAAGGAGATTGCACAAATACTCACAGAACATGGGATTTCAGCTACATGGTATCATGCAGGCTTAGAACCTGGCGTTAAAGACCAACGGCAGAACGACTGGCAGAACGATAAGATACGCGTTATGGTTGCTACAAATGCTTTTGGTATGGGCATTGACAAACCTAACGTACGTGTGGTTATTCATATCGATAGTCCAAGTTCCTTGGAGGCTTACTTTCAAGAGGCGGGACGTGCGGGACGTGATGGCAATAAGGCATATGCTGTACTCCTTTACAATGGGCACGACAACCGTACGCTGCAGAAACGCATTGAAGATACCTTCCCTCCTAAAGACTATATCCAGACAGTATACGAACACTTAGCTTACTTCTATCAGATAGGTGTTGGAAGTGGCTATGGATGTATCTTTGAGTTTCCTATTGACAAGTTTTGCAACACCTTCAAACATTTTCCCATTCGTGTAAATGCAGCGCTAACAATTCTTCAACGAGCTGGCTATATTGATTATGAGCAGAATCCAGACACTAAGGCACGTGTCCGTTTCCTGTTGAATAGAGACGATCTCTACCGACTGGACTCACTTACCGACAAAGAGAATGATGTCGTCACTGCCCTACTCCGCAACTATGGTGGTTTATTCTCTGACAGTGGATATATTGATGAAAGCTATATCGCACAAGAAGCTGGACTTGACAGAAACCAAACCTATATGGTATTGGTTAATCTAAGCAAGAAGCGTATTATCAACTTCATTCCACGTAAGAACACACCACTAATCAGCTACACACAAGACCGTGTTGATGGCGTTGACGTTATCCTTAACAAGAGTGTGTATGAGGACAGAAAGGAGCAATTCATAAAGCGTATCAATTCTGTTGTTAATTATGCACAGAATGAACGAGTATGTCGCAGCAGACAACTACTATCTTACTTCGGGGAAACGAAGTCAAAAGACTGTGAGCAATGTGATGTCTGCCTTTCACATACCCAAGAGGATGATACGGACGAGAAAGAGCTTATCAGAGAACAGCTACTAACTTTCTTAGCAGATGGTCAAAAGCACCCTATAACAGAGATTCGACAGTTAAATGACGATTGGGATCTTGTACAACAAGTAATGCGAGAAATGGTTTTGGAAGAGGAAATCCTTATGGATGGAAGTTTCTTACTTCTACCCTAA
- a CDS encoding IS1595 family transposase produces MLLKDFFQMFPDEDSCENYLRAVREEIGVVCPKCGATKYKWLPGRKSFQCENCGNRISLTKGTVMEHSKLPLYDWFFTAHMMTSIKQVLSAKEIQHQLELEYYSPAWLMMMKLREIMGQRDSIYTLSDQIELDLSYFSTSFISEECGEKVLKSKKTPVLVIAQSKDAGSILNEYLSDNTDTERFNKASKLMKQANRSKVKKAVRYIKMYALPDSKYKTLAPYAQKSVNQDSKIHSDGGHNLMGLKKTLTGLVQHIETESTPHEVVTKVLPWVHIVTGECRSGIDAIHKEIDEHFLQLYLNEYCWKFNRRWFRDSKKPEYDLFRHLMKIAVQYKSSIK; encoded by the coding sequence ATGTTATTGAAAGACTTCTTCCAGATGTTCCCTGATGAGGATAGCTGCGAGAACTACCTTAGAGCTGTTCGAGAGGAGATAGGTGTTGTGTGTCCTAAGTGTGGAGCTACAAAGTATAAATGGCTGCCTGGAAGGAAATCCTTTCAATGTGAGAACTGTGGCAACAGAATCTCGTTGACAAAGGGTACCGTTATGGAACATAGCAAACTACCGCTGTATGATTGGTTCTTTACTGCGCACATGATGACGTCCATCAAGCAGGTACTGTCGGCTAAGGAGATCCAGCATCAGCTTGAACTCGAATATTACTCTCCCGCATGGTTGATGATGATGAAATTGCGAGAGATTATGGGGCAGAGGGACAGCATCTATACACTCTCTGACCAGATAGAGCTCGACTTGTCATATTTCTCAACTTCCTTCATTTCAGAGGAGTGCGGAGAAAAGGTCCTTAAGAGTAAGAAAACTCCTGTGTTGGTAATTGCACAGAGTAAAGATGCAGGTTCAATCCTAAACGAATACCTATCAGACAATACTGACACAGAACGATTTAACAAAGCCTCTAAACTTATGAAGCAAGCTAACAGAAGCAAAGTGAAGAAAGCTGTCCGTTATATCAAAATGTATGCATTGCCTGATAGTAAATACAAGACACTGGCGCCTTATGCTCAGAAGTCTGTGAATCAGGATTCAAAGATACATTCTGACGGAGGACATAATCTCATGGGGTTGAAGAAGACTCTGACAGGTCTTGTTCAGCATATTGAGACTGAGAGCACCCCTCACGAGGTTGTTACCAAAGTCTTGCCATGGGTTCACATCGTTACAGGAGAATGCCGTAGTGGTATTGATGCGATTCACAAAGAAATCGATGAGCATTTTCTCCAATTATACTTGAATGAGTATTGTTGGAAATTTAATCGTCGTTGGTTTAGGGATAGTAAAAAGCCAGAATATGACTTGTTCAGACATCTGATGAAGATAGCAGTACAATATAAATCCAGCATAAAATGA
- a CDS encoding OmpA family protein: MKKLVLMLAAASMAASVSAQTVAESKTFDNIYVGINGGVATKTTGHKWLSDLDPNAGIRVGRYFTPVFGLAVEGNAYFSNKPWGSTGTVVRATNASLLGTVNLSNWFGGYKGEPRTFEVSALYGLGWMHIFSNNKEFKAATSENRNRMTSKAALDFAFNFGSAKQFQFYVEPSINFAFLGQSNSHNVSVSPSGPVYTEVHADYRHKATGQAGQPAYNINNSFVQLNAGFIYKFANSNGTHNFTIVTPRDQAEIDALNAQINELRNRKPEVITKEVVKEVPSVKVKEFTVSDLVFVTFAQGKSALTNDAKAALNNVKEGVHVQVVGTASPEGSKELNDRLSQARADVVANYLKGRGVIVDEATGKGVQGVTSNRLAVVYVK, encoded by the coding sequence ATGAAAAAGTTAGTTTTAATGTTAGCTGCAGCTTCTATGGCAGCATCTGTTTCTGCTCAGACTGTAGCAGAAAGCAAGACATTTGATAACATCTACGTTGGTATTAACGGTGGTGTTGCAACAAAGACAACTGGTCATAAGTGGTTGAGCGACCTCGATCCAAACGCTGGTATCCGTGTTGGTCGTTACTTCACTCCAGTATTCGGTCTTGCTGTAGAGGGTAACGCATACTTCTCAAACAAGCCTTGGGGTTCTACAGGTACAGTAGTTCGTGCTACTAATGCAAGCTTGCTCGGTACTGTAAACCTTAGCAATTGGTTCGGTGGTTACAAGGGTGAGCCACGTACATTCGAGGTTAGCGCACTCTATGGTCTTGGTTGGATGCACATCTTCTCAAACAACAAGGAGTTCAAGGCTGCTACATCTGAGAATCGTAACCGTATGACTTCTAAGGCTGCTCTTGACTTCGCTTTCAACTTCGGTTCAGCAAAGCAGTTCCAGTTCTATGTAGAGCCTTCTATCAACTTCGCATTCTTGGGTCAGTCTAACTCACACAACGTATCTGTTAGTCCATCAGGTCCTGTTTACACAGAGGTTCATGCAGACTATCGTCACAAGGCAACTGGTCAGGCAGGTCAGCCAGCTTACAACATCAACAACTCATTCGTTCAGTTGAACGCTGGTTTCATCTACAAGTTTGCTAACTCTAACGGTACACACAACTTCACAATCGTTACTCCACGTGACCAGGCTGAGATCGATGCTTTGAACGCTCAGATCAACGAGCTCCGCAACCGTAAGCCAGAGGTTATCACTAAGGAGGTTGTTAAGGAAGTTCCTTCTGTTAAGGTTAAGGAGTTCACTGTATCTGACCTCGTATTCGTAACATTCGCTCAGGGTAAGTCTGCTCTTACAAACGACGCTAAGGCTGCTCTTAACAACGTTAAGGAGGGTGTTCACGTTCAGGTTGTTGGTACAGCTTCTCCAGAGGGTTCTAAGGAACTTAACGATCGTCTCTCACAGGCTCGTGCTGACGTAGTTGCTAACTACCTCAAAGGTCGTGGTGTTATCGTTGACGAGGCAACTGGTAAGGGTGTACAGGGTGTAACTTCTAACCGTCTTGCAGTTGTTTACGTAAAGTAA
- the recJ gene encoding single-stranded-DNA-specific exonuclease RecJ, which translates to MQFKWNYTPPADTQVNADKDLGEKLGISPILASLLIRRGITTESAAKRFFRPQLADLINPFLMKDMDAAVDRLNDAMGHKERILVYGDYDVDGCTAVALVYKFLRQFYSNIDYYIPDRYDEGYGVSKKGIDFAKETGVKLIIILDCGIKAIEEITYAKEQGIDFIICDHHVPDEVMPPAVAILNPKRPDDSYPFKNLCGCGVGFKFMQAFAKNNNIPFSRLVPLLDFCAVSIAADLVPVVDENRILAFHGLKQLNQNPSLGLKAIVDICGLNGRELSMSDIIFKIGPRINASGRMENGKKSVDLLVEREYSLALDQAKHIDEYNEQRKDVDRQMTEEANQIVARLESQKHQSSIVLYDEHWKKGVIGIVASRLTEIYFRPTVVLTRDENLATGSARSVAGFDVYAAIKSCRDLLLNFGGHTYAAGLTMKWADVKEFRKRFQVYVEEHIEPEQREAILDIDAVIDFKDITKKLHTDLKRFAPFGPGNPKPLFCTLDVYDFGTSKVVGREQEHIKLELVDSKSNNVMNGIAFGQSASARYIKSKRSFDIAYTIEDNVFKRGAVQLQIEDIRPTEES; encoded by the coding sequence ATGCAATTTAAATGGAACTACACTCCACCTGCAGATACTCAGGTCAATGCGGATAAAGACTTAGGGGAGAAATTGGGGATTAGTCCCATTCTCGCTTCGCTGCTCATTCGTCGTGGTATAACAACGGAGAGTGCGGCTAAACGGTTCTTCCGCCCACAATTAGCAGACCTCATCAATCCTTTCCTAATGAAGGATATGGATGCTGCTGTTGATCGCCTCAATGATGCAATGGGCCATAAGGAGCGCATTCTTGTCTACGGAGATTATGACGTAGACGGCTGTACGGCTGTAGCGTTGGTGTATAAATTCTTACGTCAGTTCTATTCAAATATCGACTACTACATTCCCGATCGTTATGACGAAGGATATGGAGTTAGTAAGAAAGGGATAGACTTTGCTAAAGAGACAGGAGTAAAACTTATCATCATCCTCGATTGTGGAATCAAAGCAATTGAAGAGATAACCTATGCTAAAGAGCAAGGAATAGACTTCATCATCTGTGACCATCATGTTCCTGACGAGGTAATGCCGCCCGCTGTGGCAATCCTTAACCCTAAACGACCAGATGACTCTTATCCTTTCAAAAATCTTTGCGGATGCGGTGTAGGCTTTAAGTTCATGCAGGCATTTGCAAAGAACAATAATATTCCGTTCTCTCGTCTCGTTCCCCTACTCGACTTCTGTGCTGTCAGCATAGCAGCGGATTTGGTTCCTGTCGTGGATGAGAACCGTATCCTTGCCTTCCACGGACTAAAGCAGTTGAATCAAAATCCAAGCCTTGGACTGAAAGCTATTGTAGATATTTGCGGTCTGAATGGTCGTGAGTTGTCAATGAGCGATATTATCTTCAAGATTGGACCACGTATCAACGCCAGCGGACGTATGGAGAATGGTAAGAAGAGTGTTGACTTACTTGTTGAAAGAGAATACAGTCTGGCTCTTGATCAAGCAAAGCATATTGACGAATACAACGAACAGCGAAAGGATGTAGACCGTCAGATGACAGAAGAAGCTAACCAGATTGTGGCTCGCTTGGAAAGTCAGAAGCATCAGTCGAGCATTGTTCTCTATGATGAGCATTGGAAAAAAGGTGTCATAGGAATCGTAGCCTCTCGTCTGACAGAAATCTATTTCCGTCCAACAGTAGTCTTGACACGTGACGAGAACCTTGCAACAGGCTCTGCACGTAGTGTAGCAGGATTTGACGTATATGCAGCTATTAAGAGTTGTCGTGACCTCTTATTAAACTTCGGTGGACACACTTATGCCGCAGGACTAACCATGAAATGGGCAGATGTAAAGGAGTTTCGTAAACGATTCCAAGTATATGTGGAAGAGCATATTGAACCAGAACAACGTGAAGCAATCTTGGATATTGATGCTGTTATCGACTTTAAGGATATCACAAAGAAACTGCATACTGATTTGAAACGCTTCGCACCATTTGGTCCAGGAAACCCAAAACCTCTCTTCTGTACGTTAGATGTCTACGATTTCGGAACCAGCAAGGTTGTTGGACGTGAGCAAGAGCATATCAAATTAGAACTGGTCGATTCTAAATCCAATAACGTAATGAATGGTATAGCCTTTGGACAGAGTGCATCTGCCCGCTATATCAAGTCAAAGCGCTCATTTGACATAGCTTACACCATTGAGGATAATGTCTTTAAGCGTGGAGCAGTCCAATTACAGATAGAGGATATTAGACCAACTGAGGAGTCTTGA
- a CDS encoding aminopeptidase C yields MKKTLVVALFALLAIGANAADKKEGATSNKPVFTVVKQIPITSIKDQNRSGTCWDYSTLSYFEAEILKKTGKTYDLCESFVANKTYMERAIQVVRFHGDCQFAQGGSAYDVLHTLETHGICPESAMPFPGSLYGDSLNNFNEFFSLLEPYVNGIARNKANKISGQWKKGLQGILDAYLGKCPETFTYEGKQYTPKSFAASLGLNWSDYVTITSYTHHPLYSQFAVEVQDNWRFPLSYNLPMDEMMRIIDNAIMNGYTVAWGGDVSEPGFTRKGLAYMVDGKKVESMKGSDMAHWLGLSAAKKKDIIDSLGVNVPEVIPTQQQRQERFDNWELTDDHGMLIFGIAKDQNGKEYYMVKNSWGETGDYKGIWYMTKNFIAANTMDYMVNKNAIPKDIRKKMGL; encoded by the coding sequence ATGAAAAAAACTTTAGTAGTAGCATTATTCGCTTTGCTTGCGATAGGTGCTAATGCCGCAGACAAGAAAGAGGGTGCAACCTCTAACAAGCCTGTTTTTACTGTAGTAAAGCAGATTCCAATTACAAGTATTAAGGACCAGAATCGTTCAGGTACATGCTGGGACTACTCAACTCTTAGCTACTTCGAGGCTGAGATTTTGAAGAAGACTGGTAAGACATACGACCTTTGTGAGAGTTTCGTTGCTAACAAGACATATATGGAGCGTGCTATTCAGGTCGTTCGTTTCCATGGTGATTGCCAGTTTGCTCAAGGTGGTTCTGCATACGATGTATTGCACACCCTTGAGACTCATGGTATTTGTCCAGAGAGTGCTATGCCATTCCCAGGCTCACTCTATGGCGATTCATTGAACAACTTCAATGAGTTCTTCTCTTTGTTAGAGCCATACGTAAATGGTATTGCACGCAACAAGGCAAACAAGATTTCTGGTCAGTGGAAGAAGGGCTTACAGGGTATCCTCGATGCTTATCTTGGCAAGTGTCCAGAGACATTCACTTACGAAGGCAAGCAGTACACTCCAAAGAGCTTCGCTGCAAGCCTTGGTTTGAACTGGAGTGACTATGTAACCATTACTTCTTACACACATCACCCATTGTACTCACAGTTTGCCGTTGAGGTACAGGACAACTGGCGCTTCCCATTGTCTTATAACCTCCCAATGGATGAGATGATGCGTATCATTGATAACGCTATCATGAACGGCTACACTGTAGCATGGGGTGGCGACGTTAGTGAGCCAGGTTTCACTCGTAAGGGTTTGGCTTATATGGTTGATGGTAAGAAGGTTGAAAGCATGAAGGGTAGTGATATGGCTCACTGGCTTGGTCTTTCTGCTGCAAAGAAGAAAGACATCATCGATTCACTCGGTGTAAACGTACCAGAGGTTATTCCTACACAGCAGCAGCGTCAGGAGCGCTTCGACAACTGGGAGCTTACTGATGACCATGGTATGCTTATCTTCGGTATCGCTAAAGACCAGAATGGTAAGGAGTACTATATGGTAAAGAACTCATGGGGTGAGACTGGTGACTACAAGGGTATCTGGTACATGACCAAGAACTTTATTGCAGCTAACACCATGGACTACATGGTAAACAAGAACGCTATTCCTAAGGACATCCGCAAGAAGATGGGTCTCTAA
- a CDS encoding patatin-like phospholipase family protein: MQIDGNTGLVLEGGGMRGVFTSGVLDAFMKYKLYFHYIVAVSAGACNGLSYASRQPRRARISNIDMLAKYDYIGLRHLVTQGCIFDPDLLYHRFPYELIPFDYEEYFHNCRNGDIFEMVVTNCQTGFAEYLSESSGDTHRLNALARASSSLPYVSKIVEVDGKELLDGGIVDSIPILRSIETGHETNVVISTRNKGWRDSGRDHKQPKFIYRNYPRLRVALSRRIEAYNRQLDLVDELEEQGKILVIRPEEPIVVGRMEKDVDKLEHLYEEGFRLGERFVKEHLPYLL, translated from the coding sequence ATGCAAATAGATGGGAATACGGGTTTAGTGTTAGAAGGTGGAGGGATGCGTGGTGTATTTACCTCTGGTGTTTTGGATGCTTTTATGAAATATAAGCTCTATTTTCATTACATTGTTGCAGTATCTGCAGGAGCGTGTAATGGTTTGTCGTATGCCAGTCGTCAACCACGTCGTGCTCGTATTTCCAATATTGATATGCTTGCCAAATATGATTACATAGGCTTGCGCCATCTCGTTACGCAGGGATGTATTTTCGACCCAGATTTACTTTATCATCGTTTCCCTTATGAGCTTATTCCTTTTGATTATGAAGAGTATTTCCATAATTGTAGGAATGGAGATATCTTTGAGATGGTGGTAACAAACTGTCAGACTGGTTTTGCAGAATATCTCTCAGAATCGTCAGGTGATACGCATCGTCTTAATGCATTGGCACGTGCATCTTCAAGTCTTCCTTATGTTAGTAAGATTGTCGAGGTGGATGGTAAAGAATTATTGGATGGTGGTATTGTCGACTCTATTCCTATACTGCGTTCTATAGAGACTGGACACGAGACAAATGTGGTCATCAGTACGCGTAATAAAGGTTGGAGAGATTCTGGGCGTGACCATAAACAACCCAAGTTTATCTATCGTAACTATCCACGTTTACGTGTTGCATTGAGTCGTAGAATAGAAGCATATAATCGTCAGCTTGACTTAGTGGATGAACTGGAAGAGCAAGGGAAGATTCTTGTTATTCGTCCAGAAGAACCTATTGTTGTAGGACGAATGGAGAAAGATGTTGATAAGCTTGAGCATCTCTATGAGGAAGGCTTCCGATTAGGCGAACGATTTGTGAAGGAGCACCTTCCTTATCTTCTCTAA